The Chaetodon trifascialis isolate fChaTrf1 chromosome 17, fChaTrf1.hap1, whole genome shotgun sequence genome has a segment encoding these proteins:
- the rpl15 gene encoding large ribosomal subunit protein eL15: MGAYRYMQELWRKKQSDVMRFLLRVRCWQYRQLSNLHRAPRPTRPDKARRLGYKAKQGYVIYRVRVRRGGRKRPVPKGATYGKPVHHGVNQIKFARSLQSTAEERAGRHCGALRVLNSYWVGEDSTYKFFEVILIDPFHKAVRRNPDTQWITKAVHKHREMRGLTSAGKKSRGLGKGHKFHLTIGGSRRAAWKRRNTLQLHRYR; the protein is encoded by the exons ATGGGAGCATATAGGTATATGCAGGAATTATGGCGCAAGAAGCAATCCGATGTGATGCGCTTCCTGCTCCGTGTCCGTTGCTGGCAGTACCGTCAGCTGTCCAACCTCCACCGTGCTCCAAGACCCACCAGACCTGACAAGGCCCGTAGGCTGGGCTACAAGGCCAAGCAGG GGTACGTAATCTATCGTGTCCGTGTGCGCCGTGGAGGACGTAAACGCCCTGTGCCCAAGGGTGCCACCTATGGCAAGCCAGTGCACCATGGCGTCAACCAGATCAAGTTTGCCCGCAGCTTGCAGTCCACTGCTGAG gaGCGTGCTGGCCGTCACTGTGGAGCCCTGAGAGTGCTGAATTCCTACTGGGTGGGTGAGGACTCCACCTACAAGTTCTTTGAGGTGATTCTGATTGACCCCTTCCACAAGGCCGTCAGACGCAACCCAGACACCCAATGGATCACAAAGGCTGTGCACAAGCACAGAGAGATGCGTGGCCTGACATCTGCAGGAAAGAAGAGCCGCGGCCTGGGCAAGGGCCACAAGTTCCATCTGACCATCGGAGGCTCCCGCCGTGCAGCCTGGAAGAGGCGCAACACCCTGCAGCTGCACCGCTATCGCTAG
- the nkiras1 gene encoding NF-kappa-B inhibitor-interacting Ras-like protein 1 produces MGKGCKVVVCGQAAVGKTAILEQLLYGNHCVGSESNETQEDVYVASVETDRGVKEQLRLYDTKGLHDGQDLPKHYYSVADGFVLVYSVDSLESFKRVDVLKKEIDKSRDKKEVTVIVLGNKTDLRERRQVDQEAAQQWARGEKVKLWEVSVTERNSLIEPFTQLTSRLTQPQSKSAFPLPGRKSKGTPSNDI; encoded by the exons ATGGGAAAAGGCTGTAAAGTTGTGGTGTGTGGCCAGGCAGCAGTTggaaaaactgccatactggagcagctgctgtacGGAAATCACTGTGTGG GCTCTGAGTCCAATGAGACCCAGGAGGATGTGTATGTGGCCTCAGTGGAAACTGACCGCGGTGTGAAGGAACAGCTGAGGCTTTATGATACCAAAGGTCTCCACGATGGACAGGACCTCCCCAAACACTACTACTCAGTGGCAGACGGCTTCGTGCTCGTGTACAGCGTCGACAGCTTGGAGTCTTTCAAGAGGGTGGACGTTCTGAAGAAGGAAATAGACAAGTCCAGAGATAAAAAAGAG GTGACTGTCATCGTGTTGGGGAACAAGACTGACCTGCGGGAGCGTCGTCAGGTGGACCAGGAGGCGGCGCAGCAGTGGGCACGAGGCGAGAAGGTGAAGTTGTGGGAGGTGAGCGTCACCGAACGCAACTCCCTCATCGAACCCTTCACCCAGCTGACCAGCCGCCTCACACAGCCTCAGAGCAAGTCTGCCTTCCCTCTGCCAGGGCGCAAGAGCAAAGGCACCCCGTCCAACGACATCTGA